The Desertifilum tharense IPPAS B-1220 DNA window GGTATTGGCGGCGCTCAGGCGGTCGTGCGAGAGTAAAATTGGGGCAGCGATCGCGCTCCGCACCCGGATGCCATCCAGCATTTGTCGATGGCACTTCGCCAACTCTAGCGCTTGAATATCCGTCGCCAGCCAAAAACGCCCGCGACTGTAAGCTTCTAAATAGGTACTGGGCAAGCATTCTGCGCCAAAGATTTGACCCTGTAGGGTAGGATAGACCGGGTCTACAGCTTCAGCCAAACAGACACCACTGTGATTGGGCAGCAATTGGTAAGCCACCACGCGATCGGCACCCAGGTGGGTTTGCAGAAGTTCGACCATTTTTTGCAGAATGCTCGGTAGCTCTAAATGGCTGCGAACGAGGGAGGCAATTTGATGAGCGAGCGCCTCGCGTTGGCTCTGTTCGTCGCGATCGCGCTCGGAGGCTCGCAAGTCGGTTAAATCGGTGACAAATCCTAATAAATAGGGTTCTTCGGCTTCGGATGCTTTAACGATGGACAAGCAGACTTCAGTCCACACGACAGAACCATTGCGTCGGAAAAAGCGCTTTTTGAAAATTTGCGGGTTTGAAGATTGATGGAGCAAGGCTTGAATGGCTCTGACTTCGCGCGCAAAGTCTTCGGGGTGAGAAATCGAACGGGCATCTAGATGGCGCAGTTGAATTTCTGTATAGCCGAGCAATTGACAAAAGGCGGGATTCGCTCGCAAAAGGCCTCCATCTAAGCTTTCCCAAAAGATGCCGTAAGGAGACTGGCTAAATAAACTTTCGTCGCTGAGGAGGGAGGGGGGGCGAAAGGTGGAGTGCGGGCGCGGAAGCTGAGGCCCAGGGGTGGCGGTTGAGTGCTGTTGCTCCATGAGCGGCAATAATTGTAACCAAAGGCGGCGTAAGAGGGCGCGATCGTTTTGCAGATCGCTGGGTTCTAGGTAAGCCAGATTCGGCAAGATGGCGAGGGTTTCCGGACGTTGCAGCCATTGGGCGATCGCGTCTGGCTCGAAGGTTAGGGTTAACTCCCATTGCTCTGGGGTTGAACTGGAATCGATGGCTTGCAGTTGCATCCAGACATTTAATTCTGAACTCAAAATGGTGAGGCTGGCGGCCACCTCTGCTAGATTGAGCCGGACTAACAGGGGTTTTAATCCTGCTAGCGGTAACGTGTCGCTAGGGGGCGTTTTCGTGAGGGTTAAGGCGATCGCCAGAGAGGACTGTTTCAGGGAAGATTCAGCATTTTTCCAAGTCTGTTCCAACTGCTGGCATAACTGAGGACACGCGCCCGCAATCAGAACGAGGGAAACCCGATTTCTGGCATTGGCGGCCTGATGTAAAGCATTGAATACTTCACAAATCGAGATCCAGTTCATTCGTAAAACGATTTTTCCCGCTAGCGAGCTATTATTCATTGCAATGGGGAGGGGTAAGCGCCGAGACGGTAGCAGGGTTACACAGGGCTAGCCGTATTCTGTGACGGTGAAAACCAACTGCCATTCAATCTCAGAGCGTCCTAGAAAGATCGGAAGTCGGAATAAGATTGCCGAACCTCCAGTTAAAGCAACGTTGAGGTTCGAGGACTATGGTTCATTGTCCTACAAACTCACGGGGAAAAAAGTAAAGATTTGTATAAGAGAATACCTCTTACTGAAGGTTTACGGGCGTAGGGGAACAAACTCAAAACCATAGGGCGTTCGAGTCCCCGGCTGGATGGTGACTAACTGCACCGCAGCAGCGCGATCGCCAGAGGGTTGAAACCGAATCGCCTCAGCCGCCCCCGTCGCGTTAAAGTTATTGGCACTTAAGGCTTGCTGGATTCCCGCCCGCGATGGATTGCTTTGCAACCCTGCTACGAAGGCCTGAGTCGCATCATAGGCCATTGCCGTTCGCCAGTTCACCTCCCCTCCCCAGAGTTGGTTGGCTTCGCGGGGAAACGGCGCACTTTGGTTGCCTAAAATATGCCAAGGCACCGATAAGACCATTCCTACGGCATTATCGCCCCCGACTTGCAGCGTATTGGCTGTATAGATACTATCGCCCGCCAAAATCGGCAGGCGGCGACGATTCACCGCCACCACCTGCAACGCCCGATCGACCATTGGCGAATCGGGGGCGAGCATAATGGCCTGTGCGCCTTGGGCGATCGCGCTTTCTACCGCATTTCCTGGATTAAAGGTGGGGCTAGCAAAATCAAATTCCGCCACCACTTGACCGCCATCGGCAAATAAGGCCGTGGTAAACTCATCCTTCAATGATTGGCTGTAATCGCTGGCGGAGTTAAAGAACACCCCCACGCGCTGCACCCGCAATTGCGATAAGGCATGGCGGGCGAGGGCATTCGCCGCAAAGCGATCGCTCGGTACTGTCCGAAAAATATAGTTCCCGACCGCTGAGAGGCGTACTGAGGTACTGGTTGGCGAAATTACCACTAACTGACCTTGCTGATAAATCGGCGCAGCAGCTAGCATAGCCGGACTGCTAAAGTGACCCACAACCCCTAAAATCTCTGAATCTCGGACTAAGCTTCGGGCCACTTGTTGAGCCATTTCCGGCGTATTGCGGTCATCGGCGATCGCCACCCGCAGGGGTACGCCATTTATCCCCCCGGCGCGGTTAATGTTCTCTTGAGCCTGGGCGACTCCGCGTAAGAGTTCCTTGGCGGCGTTGATTTGGGTGCTGCTGGGCACCACCACCGCAATTGAGTAGGCTTGTTGCGTGCCAATTCGAGCATTATTGAGATAAATCAGCGCCTCTGGATCGTTGCGACTGGCTTGAAGCGCAGACTCCAAAGGCGCGATCGCCTCTGCATAATTTCCGGCGGCGATCGCCTCCGCCGCTGCTTGCTTTTGGGGAGAAGTCGTTCCGGGAATTAACCAGCGATCGCCCCGACTGATTAAAACCTCTCCCCCAGGTTGCGAGACTTCTCCCGGCGTGCCCGTCACTAAACCTCGCAGATCCATGCCTAGCCAGTTGGCTAACACCCATAGACCGCCACCCACCACGCCGACGGTAATCAACAGCGCTAAAACCAGTGTTGTTGTTTCATTTTTCTGGCTCATGGCAATAATTGTAATCGCTAAAGGTATCAGCCTTGATTAGAGGTTAACGCTTGGGTTCCTGACTCGCTTAACGTCACCGCAAATACAAAAGTTGCTTTAACCCAGGAAACGCTCTGGGATAATGAACTTATAGTATTGAGCGGGGAACCAACGATTGGCAGGCATAGAACCTTATACCTTTAGCTTAAACGACTGGCTCCAGACCTTACTCAGATTAGGGATAGCCGTTCTAGTGGGAACCGTTATTGGTTTAGAACGCGAAATTAAACATAAACCCGCAGGTCTGAGAACGCATATTCTCGTCAGTCTTGGATCTGCCTTATTTGTCCTCACTTCGATTCAAGTTGGCGACGCCCTCCGCAGCGACGATGCTCTGAGTCGGATTATTCAAGGCATTGCTGCCGGGGTGGGATTCATCGGGGGGGGCGAAATCCTGCGCGAGTCTAAACCCGACTCGGAGGGAATGCGCGTGCGCGGACTCACCTCCGCTGCTGCGATTTGGATTTCGGCGGCCCTGGGCGTCGCGGCAGGTTGCGGGTTATGGCAATTAAGTCTCACGGCGGCGGCGATCGCCTTTATTGTCCTGAAACTCTTTAAAAAACTCGAAACCTTTACCTAAAACGAGCAACAGATGCTCGCAAACACGCCTCTGCTCAACCGGACTAGAAGTTAAAGTGGGTGCGAACCAAACCCATATAAATCGGATCGTTATTATTGTTATGTTCTGGGTTGAGAATCACATAGGCAGCCGGAGCAATCCAAATATTGTCCGTAATGTGCAAGCGGTAAAAGGCTTCAATATGATAGGACACATCGCGATCGACGCGGTTTCTCACATCGTTTCCGGCGGCTCTTGGCGGCATCCCGAACATAAAACCGAGTTCGTTTCCGGCGCGTCCTAAATCGGGAAAGGCTAAACCCACAGCCCAATTCCACACATCGGCCGTATCGCCCCTAGAAACGCCAAAACCCGGACTCGTTTCAGCCCTGGCGCGGCTATAACCCGCCCATCCCCCCAGCACCATTCCACGGGTGAGGCGGAAGCTCGATTGAATCCCCACCGAATGAGCCGAGGTTGCCGTCTCATCGCCAAAGGGCGCTTGAGCAAATTGGCTGCCCGTGCTGCCGGTGAGGTTAATTTGTCCCGGTTCGTTGGGGCCGGGGGAATAATAACGAATATAGGTGAGTGCCAAGCCAAAGCGATCGCTCGGCAAAAAGGTCAGTTGTCCAAACGCCGCATGGTAGCCATTAAACAACCCTTGACCTGGTAAAGGATTAGAAATGCTGCTCGGCGGGCCGTGATACGCCAGCGTCAGCGAAACTGCATCGCTAAACCGAAAATCGACCCCAGCCCCCCCACCATCGCTTTGACGGTAAATCGGGTTGCGCTGGGCGAAGGCAGATTGAGCCGCTGTCACGGGCGATAGAGTGGTGGTCATATCGTGGGCAGCTAGACCCACGGGGATGATATAGGCTGTAGACCGCGAACCGATGGGAAAGCGATAGAATAGCGAGCTGATAAAGAAAGTTGAGGCATTCGTGCCGAAATCATGGGCCGTCATATCGGTTCCCGTGATGTCGCGCGTGAAGTTCACAAAGTTACCGGCTTCAAATTTGGTTCGCAGTAAGTCGCGCCCGGTGAAGCTGGTATCGAGGCTGAGAATGGCGCGCCCCCCTAGGGTGGTGTTGGTATCTTGAGAGCGACCAAAGGAATCAACGATGCCAAAGTCAACTTCGCCAAAGAGTTTGGTGGTGGTGGAAAATTGATTGGCTTCGAGTTGGGCTGTACGCGCTTCTAGGGCATCCACGCGACCGCGCAAGGTGGCAAGTTCGGCGGCGAATTCTTCTTGCAAACGTTGGATAACTAAAAGGTCTTCCCGCGTTAGCGCGTTGGCTGTGGCTGCGGCAATCAGTTCATTAATCCGGTCTAAGCAGGCATTGACTCCGGCGGCGAACTCGAAGCGAGTCATTGCTCGGTTGCCTCGATAGGTGCCATCGGGATATCCGGCAATGCAGCCATAGCGTTCAACTAGCGATTGTAAGGCTTGGAAGGCCCAATCGGTTGGTTGTACGTCGCGTAACTGGGAGATGGAGGTGACTTGACCAATGGAAGGATTGTTAGGGAGACGTTCGTTACTGTAGTGCAGAATTTGGTCAAGCGAGTTCAGGCGACTATCCGCTAGGGGGATTGGCGTTTCAGAGGGGGCAGCTTGATCCTCTGTTGAGAGAGGCAATGGAGTTTCGGCAACTGCGGCAGTTAAACCCATCCATTGAGCGAATACTAAGAAAGAGACTAAATGAAGAGCAGACCTCCACAAGGTTGGCACTGTACGATCCTCACATCCTGAAATGGAATAAATGTAGAGCCTGGAAAGCAGGTGCTGAAAGCGCTTGGTGAGTTCTCGGCTTTTGCAACTTATAGCTGTACTCAGTAAGGTTAGGACAGGCTGAACTGCTCAAAGGATGAGACTCACTCGGTTTTAACTCAGCACACTGCTACGCACCAAGCAAGCTACAGCACTAACTTCCCCACTCAGCACTTTGCACTCAGCACTTTGCTATACAGATAAGTTTGATTTTAGGAGAGGAACGCTGCGAAAAATGTAATAAAACCTAAAGAATAGTAAGGGATTCTTAATTTTTCTGGGTAAATCGAGCAATGAGCTGATAAATCAGGCGAAAGAGGGCAACGATCGCGATTAATGCTGCGCCGACGAGCGGCGGGACAATCAGCAAGCGCCCCAACAGGGGAGAACCGCGAAACACGAAGGCGGCGATCGCTAAACTAATTCCGGCCAGAATGGTCAGGTCAAACTTTTCAATCCATCGTCGATATTGAGCATAAACTAGCAGTCCGATTGCACCCCCCCAAAGGCCCATCGCGATCCCAGGCGAAGCAATCCAGCCATCCAGCACCAGGGCAAGCAAAGCTGCTTCATAGCCTGTAAATCCAGCGATGCCCAACCATTCTACGGTGGAAAAGGCCGCCCGATGAGGGCGCGCTACCTGAGCTGGGGTCGCCGCTACGGGTGCTGGATGGGGCGTTGGGGCTTGGGAAGGGACAGGAACGGGGGAGGGGATAGGGGGAGGAGTCGGCGGGCTAGAAAGGGCTGCAATTACCTCCTGAGCCGACTGGAAGCGTTGATTGGGCGCAGAGAGTAACAGGCGATCCAGCACTTGGGCGAGTTGAGGGGAAACTTGAATGCGCGATCGCCAATTCCACTGATTGTTGTAACTATCAAATAAGCTTTTGGGGTCTTCGTTGGCCAGCAAATTCAAACATGTCACCGCCAGGGCGTACAAGTCGGTTGAGGGATACACTTGAGTCCCCGCCATTTGTTCGGGTGGGGCAAACCCCTGGGAATAAATCCCCGTAGAACCCGCCGCTTGAGGGGTGTTGGTAATTTGTTTGACCGCTCCAAAGTCTAACAGGTGGAAGCGACCGGCGCGATCGCGCATGATGTTAGAGGGTTTAATATCTCGGTGGATCGACCCGCGATCGTGAACAAACTGAAGAATCGGTAAAATTTGCTCTAAAACCTGCAAGACCTCCGCTTCCGAAAAAGCCCCCTTTTGCTGTAACTCCTGTTCTAAATTGCGGCCGTCGATGAACTCTTGAACCAGATAAAAAAACTTCTCTTCCTGACCGGGTTGGCGCGTCGCCACATTCAGCGGAAAAAACGCAAACAAGTCGGGAATCTGTGGGTGTTTGTTGCCCAACTCCTCTAAAACCGCCGCCTCGCGCTCAAAAAGCTGTTGCGCGATCGCCATCTGCTGTGCCGACAAATCCCCAGCCGGCTGAAACTGCTTCACCACGCATTGTCGCATCGCCGGAGTATAGCGATCGCGAGCTAAAAACGCCGCCCCAAACCCTCCTTTACCCAGCAACTGAATCGGCAGGTAGCGACCCGCTAAAATTAACGGCATCCCGCAGGTGGTGCAGAACTTTTGCGAAACCGTCTTGAGCGTCTCTGAATCGTCTAGGTCATTAAAATGATTGAGCGGGCGAGGGCAACCTGGACGAGTGCAGCAAACTTCCATAATCAATCTCAGTTTTGAAAGAACAGAGTCTCAAAACTAAAGTAAAGGATAAAGCGAGGGTCTTCATCCTTTGGCTTGACACGCACTCAGGTTGGAGGCTGAGGCGTCGAGTTAGCGTCCAGACTCGGTAAAGCGCTACTGAGCGTTACGGGGGGCACCGCCTCCGCTTCGCCGTTGGGAATCACTTTACCCTGAGTCGCAAAAGAAGGCAAAATCACCTGCGTAAAAGCCTCTGCTGCTTTGGATCGGTAGCGATGGGGATTGGCAATCACCGAGAGCATCCGTTGAACCACCACCCCTTCAATCCGAGTCCGGTGCAACACCCCCATTTGTAACTCTTTTTCAATCGCCGAAATCGAGACAAACGCCGCCCCCAAGCCAGACTGAACCGCATTTTTAATCGCTTCAATAGAATTGAGTTCCATCTCAATTTTCAATCGCCGCGTCTCAATCCCGCAGCGCGTCAACACCTGATCGATAACTTTACGAATCGTCGATTGGGAGTCTAAAGCAATAAACTGGAGTTTATACAGATCGTCCCTCTGGATTGTCTTAAAACGGGCTAACGGGTGAAAAGTGGGCAGAATCAGCGCCAGTTCATCTTCAGCGTAGGGAATAATATCAAGAGATTCTTGCAATTCAGGAGGAACTTCACCGCCAATAATCGCCAGATCGATTTGTCCATTGGCCACGCTCCAAGAGGTTCGGCGGGTTGAGTGAACGTGAAGCTGTACGGCCACATCCGGGTAGTGTTGGCGAAATAAGCCAATCATGCGGGGAAGCAAGTACGTTCCGGTCGTTTGGGAAGCTCCGA harbors:
- a CDS encoding serine/threonine-protein kinase translates to MEVCCTRPGCPRPLNHFNDLDDSETLKTVSQKFCTTCGMPLILAGRYLPIQLLGKGGFGAAFLARDRYTPAMRQCVVKQFQPAGDLSAQQMAIAQQLFEREAAVLEELGNKHPQIPDLFAFFPLNVATRQPGQEEKFFYLVQEFIDGRNLEQELQQKGAFSEAEVLQVLEQILPILQFVHDRGSIHRDIKPSNIMRDRAGRFHLLDFGAVKQITNTPQAAGSTGIYSQGFAPPEQMAGTQVYPSTDLYALAVTCLNLLANEDPKSLFDSYNNQWNWRSRIQVSPQLAQVLDRLLLSAPNQRFQSAQEVIAALSSPPTPPPIPSPVPVPSQAPTPHPAPVAATPAQVARPHRAAFSTVEWLGIAGFTGYEAALLALVLDGWIASPGIAMGLWGGAIGLLVYAQYRRWIEKFDLTILAGISLAIAAFVFRGSPLLGRLLIVPPLVGAALIAIVALFRLIYQLIARFTQKN
- a CDS encoding LysR family transcriptional regulator; this translates as MSEVPFTLDQLRILKAIAAEGSFKRAADSLYVSQPAVSLQVQNLERQLDVPLFDRGGRRAQLTEAGHLLLSYGEKILSLCQETCRAIEDLQNLQGGTLIVGASQTTGTYLLPRMIGLFRQHYPDVAVQLHVHSTRRTSWSVANGQIDLAIIGGEVPPELQESLDIIPYAEDELALILPTFHPLARFKTIQRDDLYKLQFIALDSQSTIRKVIDQVLTRCGIETRRLKIEMELNSIEAIKNAVQSGLGAAFVSISAIEKELQMGVLHRTRIEGVVVQRMLSVIANPHRYRSKAAEAFTQVILPSFATQGKVIPNGEAEAVPPVTLSSALPSLDANSTPQPPT
- a CDS encoding ABC transporter substrate-binding protein yields the protein MSQKNETTTLVLALLITVGVVGGGLWVLANWLGMDLRGLVTGTPGEVSQPGGEVLISRGDRWLIPGTTSPQKQAAAEAIAAGNYAEAIAPLESALQASRNDPEALIYLNNARIGTQQAYSIAVVVPSSTQINAAKELLRGVAQAQENINRAGGINGVPLRVAIADDRNTPEMAQQVARSLVRDSEILGVVGHFSSPAMLAAAPIYQQGQLVVISPTSTSVRLSAVGNYIFRTVPSDRFAANALARHALSQLRVQRVGVFFNSASDYSQSLKDEFTTALFADGGQVVAEFDFASPTFNPGNAVESAIAQGAQAIMLAPDSPMVDRALQVVAVNRRRLPILAGDSIYTANTLQVGGDNAVGMVLSVPWHILGNQSAPFPREANQLWGGEVNWRTAMAYDATQAFVAGLQSNPSRAGIQQALSANNFNATGAAEAIRFQPSGDRAAAVQLVTIQPGTRTPYGFEFVPLRP
- a CDS encoding iron uptake porin gives rise to the protein MPTLWRSALHLVSFLVFAQWMGLTAAVAETPLPLSTEDQAAPSETPIPLADSRLNSLDQILHYSNERLPNNPSIGQVTSISQLRDVQPTDWAFQALQSLVERYGCIAGYPDGTYRGNRAMTRFEFAAGVNACLDRINELIAAATANALTREDLLVIQRLQEEFAAELATLRGRVDALEARTAQLEANQFSTTTKLFGEVDFGIVDSFGRSQDTNTTLGGRAILSLDTSFTGRDLLRTKFEAGNFVNFTRDITGTDMTAHDFGTNASTFFISSLFYRFPIGSRSTAYIIPVGLAAHDMTTTLSPVTAAQSAFAQRNPIYRQSDGGGAGVDFRFSDAVSLTLAYHGPPSSISNPLPGQGLFNGYHAAFGQLTFLPSDRFGLALTYIRYYSPGPNEPGQINLTGSTGSQFAQAPFGDETATSAHSVGIQSSFRLTRGMVLGGWAGYSRARAETSPGFGVSRGDTADVWNWAVGLAFPDLGRAGNELGFMFGMPPRAAGNDVRNRVDRDVSYHIEAFYRLHITDNIWIAPAAYVILNPEHNNNNDPIYMGLVRTHFNF
- a CDS encoding MgtC/SapB family protein translates to MAGIEPYTFSLNDWLQTLLRLGIAVLVGTVIGLEREIKHKPAGLRTHILVSLGSALFVLTSIQVGDALRSDDALSRIIQGIAAGVGFIGGGEILRESKPDSEGMRVRGLTSAAAIWISAALGVAAGCGLWQLSLTAAAIAFIVLKLFKKLETFT